The Microbacterium sp. SORGH_AS_0862 genome has a segment encoding these proteins:
- the pstS gene encoding phosphate ABC transporter substrate-binding protein PstS, with amino-acid sequence MKITRIAQVGAIAAIAALALAGCAANEAPAGTETSAGSESSLPTGLSGTLNGSGATSQQVAIQSWTQLLQTANADLTVNYDPQGSGTGRESFQSGAVQFAGSDRAFKKDEITAGPFSACAPDSGLVEIPAYVSPIAIIFNVEGVKELNLDPATIAGIFAGTITNWNDPAIAATNKDAKLPDLAITPVHRSDKSGTTGNFTDYLSKTDAAGWTYGSVEEWPISGGEAAQGTSGVVNAVKGGNGTIGYADSSQAAGISSVAVKVGDDFVAHSAEGAATAVDASPFEDGRGDNDLAITIDRTTTEAGAYPVVLISYLIGCEKYTDAAAAKLVQGFFTTAISEEGQEAAAKNAGSAPISDTLRERAQTAIDAIS; translated from the coding sequence GTGAAGATCACCCGCATCGCCCAGGTGGGCGCCATCGCCGCCATCGCGGCACTCGCGCTCGCCGGCTGCGCCGCGAACGAGGCGCCCGCCGGCACCGAGACCTCCGCCGGCTCCGAGTCGTCGCTGCCCACCGGCCTCTCCGGCACCCTGAACGGCTCCGGCGCCACGTCGCAGCAGGTCGCCATCCAGTCCTGGACGCAGCTGCTGCAGACGGCCAACGCCGACCTGACCGTCAACTACGACCCGCAGGGTTCGGGCACCGGCCGCGAGTCGTTCCAGTCGGGCGCCGTGCAGTTCGCCGGATCCGACCGCGCCTTCAAGAAGGACGAGATCACCGCCGGCCCGTTCAGCGCCTGCGCGCCCGACTCGGGCCTCGTTGAGATCCCGGCCTACGTGTCGCCGATCGCGATCATCTTCAACGTCGAGGGCGTCAAGGAGCTCAACCTCGACCCCGCCACGATCGCGGGCATCTTCGCCGGAACGATCACCAACTGGAACGACCCGGCCATCGCCGCGACCAACAAGGACGCGAAGCTGCCCGACCTGGCGATCACGCCCGTGCACCGCTCCGACAAGTCGGGCACGACCGGCAACTTCACCGACTACCTCTCCAAGACCGACGCCGCGGGCTGGACCTACGGCTCCGTCGAGGAGTGGCCGATCTCGGGCGGCGAGGCTGCCCAGGGCACCTCGGGCGTCGTGAACGCCGTCAAGGGCGGCAACGGCACGATCGGCTACGCCGACTCTTCGCAGGCCGCGGGCATCTCGTCGGTCGCCGTCAAGGTGGGCGACGACTTCGTCGCGCACTCCGCTGAGGGTGCGGCCACGGCCGTCGACGCGTCGCCGTTCGAGGACGGCCGCGGCGACAACGACCTCGCCATCACGATCGACCGCACCACGACCGAGGCCGGCGCCTACCCCGTCGTTCTCATCAGCTACCTGATCGGTTGCGAGAAGTACACCGACGCCGCTGCGGCGAAGCTCGTCCAGGGCTTCTTCACGACGGCGATCAGCGAGGAGGGCCAGGAGGCCGCCGCCAAGAACGCCGGCAGCGCCCCCATCTCCGACACGCTGCGCGAGCGCGCTCAGACGGCCATCGACGCCATCTCCTGA
- a CDS encoding RNA polymerase sigma factor, whose product MPERFAALYRSTYRTIERYIRIRTDDIELARDLAAETFAIAWAKYSSGVDTSISWLLRTARNLVGNEYQRRERESERLRRLMLEELTTAQSYSDHQNHIELWEAMARIRPVEALVLQLTYWYGLSATEGAQFLGCSTASFWQQMTRARAALRRELTLDGPGSASTAVHVGHVRHG is encoded by the coding sequence GTGCCTGAGAGATTTGCTGCTCTGTACAGGAGCACCTATCGCACGATTGAGAGGTATATCCGGATACGAACCGATGACATCGAGCTAGCACGGGATCTCGCCGCGGAGACGTTCGCGATTGCCTGGGCAAAGTACTCCAGTGGTGTGGATACCTCGATCAGCTGGCTGCTCAGGACAGCACGGAACCTTGTCGGCAACGAGTACCAGCGGCGTGAGCGCGAATCTGAACGACTCCGTCGGCTCATGCTGGAGGAGCTGACTACGGCGCAGTCATACAGCGATCATCAGAACCACATCGAGCTATGGGAAGCGATGGCCCGTATCCGTCCGGTTGAGGCGCTCGTACTGCAGCTCACCTATTGGTACGGATTGTCCGCGACAGAAGGCGCGCAGTTCCTCGGGTGCTCCACAGCGTCGTTCTGGCAACAGATGACCCGCGCTCGCGCGGCGCTACGGCGAGAGCTCACGCTCGACGGTCCCGGATCGGCGAGCACGGCTGTCCATGTCGGACATGTCCGACATGGATAA
- the pstB gene encoding phosphate ABC transporter ATP-binding protein PstB has product MSKSIEVNDLNVYYGDFLAVEGVGLHIQPRSVTAFIGPSGCGKSTFLRTLNRMHEVIPGARVEGEVLLDGENLYGQGVDPVLVRRQIGMVFQRPNPFPTMSIRENVLAGVKLNNKRISKSDADALVEKSLQGANLWNEVKDRLDKPGSGLSGGQQQRLCIARAIAVSPDVLLMDEPCSALDPISTYAIEELIDELKSEYTIVIVTHNMQQASRVSDKTAFFNIAGTGKPGKLIEYDDTSTIFTTPSVQATEDYVSGRFG; this is encoded by the coding sequence GTGTCAAAGAGCATCGAAGTCAACGACCTCAACGTCTACTACGGCGACTTCCTCGCCGTCGAGGGCGTCGGCCTGCACATCCAGCCGCGCAGCGTCACGGCGTTCATCGGTCCGTCCGGATGCGGCAAGTCCACGTTCCTTCGCACCCTGAACCGCATGCACGAGGTCATCCCCGGCGCGCGTGTCGAGGGTGAGGTGCTGCTGGACGGCGAGAACCTCTACGGCCAGGGCGTCGACCCCGTGCTGGTGCGTCGCCAGATCGGCATGGTCTTCCAGCGCCCCAACCCGTTCCCCACGATGTCGATCCGCGAGAACGTGCTGGCCGGCGTCAAGCTGAACAACAAGCGCATCTCGAAGTCGGACGCGGATGCGCTCGTCGAGAAGTCGCTGCAGGGCGCCAACCTCTGGAATGAGGTCAAGGACCGCCTCGACAAGCCGGGCTCCGGCCTCTCGGGCGGTCAGCAGCAGCGTCTGTGCATCGCCCGCGCCATCGCCGTCTCGCCCGACGTGCTGCTGATGGACGAGCCGTGCTCGGCGCTCGACCCGATCTCGACGTACGCGATCGAGGAGCTGATCGACGAGCTCAAGAGCGAGTACACGATCGTGATCGTGACGCACAACATGCAGCAGGCGTCACGCGTCAGCGACAAGACCGCGTTCTTCAATATCGCCGGCACCGGCAAGCCGGGAAAGCTCATCGAGTACGACGACACCTCCACGATCTTCACGACGCCGAGCGTGCAGGCCACCGAGGACTACGTGTCCGGCCGCTTCGGTTGA
- a CDS encoding HTH domain-containing protein, whose translation MTSQTPHLVEELRAMIDDERISLEAVHRITGIEIESLQSFLDEDGSQAGVDLLMAETPLMPGDGGRLSTLIAQLTGGLQIDDDERVKSILESLVGVCGLTERNLARLLEVDESVVSSALDDISTVPAASRYKLGVRGSYLINAANQARR comes from the coding sequence ATGACCTCACAGACGCCGCACCTTGTCGAAGAGCTGAGAGCCATGATCGATGACGAGCGGATCTCGCTCGAAGCCGTGCACCGCATCACAGGCATCGAGATCGAGAGCCTGCAGTCCTTCCTGGACGAGGACGGGTCGCAGGCGGGCGTGGACCTGCTGATGGCTGAGACGCCTCTCATGCCCGGCGACGGCGGCCGGCTATCCACGCTCATTGCGCAGCTCACGGGTGGTCTGCAGATCGACGATGACGAGCGGGTGAAGAGCATCCTCGAGTCGCTCGTCGGCGTCTGTGGTCTGACGGAGAGGAACCTCGCGAGACTGCTGGAGGTAGACGAGAGCGTTGTAAGCAGCGCGCTCGATGACATCAGCACGGTCCCTGCTGCCAGCCGTTACAAACTCGGTGTGCGAGGCTCGTACCTCATCAACGCCGCCAATCAGGCAAGACGCTGA
- a CDS encoding WXG100 family type VII secretion target produces the protein MTIQFDSGQHDQLLHQLHAATSAIQDHLTDLEDAVGEVEERWNGAARAAYSDAQMRWSAAMRSLHSVLKQADDAAAKAGETLSAAERAAVSLWA, from the coding sequence ATGACCATCCAGTTCGACAGCGGACAACACGACCAGCTACTCCACCAGCTGCACGCAGCCACCTCTGCCATCCAGGACCACCTCACGGATCTCGAGGACGCCGTTGGAGAGGTCGAGGAGCGCTGGAACGGCGCTGCCCGCGCGGCGTACTCGGATGCTCAGATGCGGTGGTCGGCCGCCATGCGGTCTCTCCACAGCGTTCTCAAGCAGGCGGACGACGCCGCCGCGAAGGCCGGCGAGACACTGAGCGCGGCCGAGAGAGCAGCGGTCAGCCTCTGGGCCTAA
- a CDS encoding DUF3846 domain-containing protein has protein sequence MVRGVLIPAADSRDLTAYDAIELEDYQRAVGGWIEAVDLPTFGSTLFVNEEGLLRGLPFNRRATFLWWFHVQRARHQARLVGDALLVCSPDATGEATDLPDDALRALLSDELWRLELRDAPGEAWSRDPSGEQSYIEAVVWSVLVSEVSDVETRLVRRH, from the coding sequence ATGGTGCGAGGCGTTCTCATCCCCGCGGCAGACAGCCGCGACCTCACCGCTTACGACGCGATAGAGCTCGAGGACTATCAACGGGCGGTCGGTGGCTGGATCGAGGCCGTAGATCTCCCCACGTTCGGCAGCACGCTGTTCGTGAACGAAGAAGGATTGCTGCGCGGGTTGCCGTTCAATCGGCGCGCGACCTTCCTCTGGTGGTTCCACGTCCAGAGGGCACGCCACCAAGCTCGGCTCGTTGGCGATGCGCTGCTTGTTTGCTCGCCCGACGCGACCGGGGAAGCGACCGACCTTCCGGACGACGCTCTGCGGGCGCTGCTCTCGGATGAGCTGTGGCGCCTCGAGCTTCGCGATGCTCCGGGCGAGGCGTGGAGCCGCGATCCCAGCGGCGAGCAGAGCTACATCGAAGCTGTGGTGTGGAGTGTGCTCGTCAGCGAGGTCTCGGACGTCGAGACGAGGCTCGTGCGGCGCCATTAG
- the pstA gene encoding phosphate ABC transporter permease PstA, translating into MTITESAAPARTASGAQLRAGRLAGWFPWVLLGASLAAMFAVFAILGTATGEGVNVAGWLVSAALVYLALITVISTIVEGSRKAVDRLVTGIVTSAFLIAMVPLVSVAFTVIANGVARFDATFFSSSMRNVVGEGGGVVHAVWGTVLITLAAAIISIPIGLLTSIYLVEYGRGRLAQAITFLVDVMTGIPSIVAGLFAYALFALFFGPGIRMGIMGAVALAVLMIPVVVRSSEEMLRLVPNELREASYALGVPKWLTIVKVVLPTAIAGITTGVMLSISRVIGETAPLLITAGFTDSLNYNLFDGRMQTLPVFVYTQYANQGIPPEAYWDRAWAAALTLILIVMLLNLVARIVAKVFAPKTGR; encoded by the coding sequence ATGACGATCACCGAATCCGCTGCACCCGCGCGCACCGCATCCGGCGCACAGCTGCGCGCAGGCCGCCTGGCCGGATGGTTCCCCTGGGTGTTGCTGGGCGCATCGCTCGCCGCGATGTTCGCCGTCTTCGCCATCCTCGGAACCGCGACCGGCGAGGGCGTGAACGTGGCGGGCTGGCTCGTGTCGGCAGCACTCGTCTATCTCGCGCTCATCACGGTCATCTCCACGATCGTCGAGGGCAGCCGCAAGGCCGTCGACCGCCTGGTCACCGGCATCGTCACGAGCGCGTTCCTCATCGCCATGGTGCCGCTCGTCTCCGTCGCGTTCACCGTCATCGCCAACGGTGTGGCCCGCTTCGATGCGACGTTCTTCTCCTCCTCGATGCGCAACGTCGTCGGTGAGGGCGGCGGGGTCGTCCACGCCGTCTGGGGAACGGTGCTCATCACGCTCGCCGCGGCGATCATCTCTATCCCGATCGGACTGCTCACCTCGATCTACCTCGTCGAGTACGGTCGTGGCCGACTCGCCCAGGCGATCACCTTCCTCGTCGACGTCATGACCGGCATCCCCTCGATCGTGGCGGGTCTGTTCGCCTATGCGCTGTTCGCGCTGTTCTTCGGGCCCGGCATCCGGATGGGCATCATGGGCGCCGTGGCCCTCGCCGTGCTGATGATCCCGGTCGTCGTGCGCTCGAGCGAAGAGATGCTGCGGCTCGTGCCGAACGAGCTGCGCGAGGCGTCGTATGCGCTCGGCGTCCCCAAGTGGCTCACGATCGTGAAGGTCGTGCTGCCGACCGCGATCGCGGGTATCACGACGGGTGTCATGCTCTCGATCTCCCGCGTCATCGGCGAGACCGCGCCGCTGCTGATCACGGCCGGCTTCACCGACTCGCTCAACTACAACCTGTTCGACGGCCGCATGCAGACGCTGCCGGTCTTCGTCTACACGCAGTACGCGAACCAGGGCATCCCGCCCGAGGCGTACTGGGATCGCGCCTGGGCCGCAGCGCTCACGCTGATCCTCATCGTCATGCTCCTCAACCTCGTCGCCCGGATCGTCGCGAAGGTCTTCGCGCCGAAGACCGGCCGCTGA
- a CDS encoding aminodeoxychorismate lyase — translation MAWRYALLLAPAASDDARTDFTGTFTPIDPSAPALSVGELSTQRGDGIFESIGVVDGHAQEVSAHLERLAHSARLCDLPVPNLAQWGQAVAAAASECPAGECVIKLILSRGVEHGPTPTAWVTVAEAPNNTRARRDGIRVVLLDRGYDSGAPERAPWLLLGAKTLSYATNMAAIREAHRRDADDAVFVTSDGVLLEGPTSSLVLRRGDRFVTPAPGAGILHGTTQLSLFAHLAECGFEVDYATLGVDALREADAAWLVSSVRLAAGITSVDGASLPYDAAFTAELNAHLLSSRD, via the coding sequence ATGGCCTGGCGATACGCACTCCTGCTCGCACCCGCCGCATCCGATGACGCGCGCACCGACTTCACCGGCACGTTCACCCCGATCGATCCGTCGGCGCCGGCGCTCAGCGTGGGCGAGCTCAGCACGCAGCGCGGTGACGGGATCTTCGAGTCGATCGGAGTCGTCGACGGCCATGCTCAGGAGGTGTCAGCCCACCTCGAGCGGCTCGCGCACTCGGCGCGGCTGTGCGATCTTCCCGTGCCCAACCTCGCACAGTGGGGGCAGGCCGTGGCGGCGGCCGCATCCGAGTGCCCGGCGGGGGAGTGCGTCATCAAGCTCATCCTGAGCCGCGGGGTCGAGCACGGCCCGACGCCGACCGCGTGGGTCACCGTCGCCGAGGCGCCGAACAACACCCGTGCGCGCCGTGACGGCATCCGCGTCGTCCTGCTTGACCGCGGGTACGACAGCGGTGCCCCGGAGCGTGCGCCGTGGCTCCTGCTCGGCGCGAAGACCCTGTCGTATGCGACCAACATGGCGGCGATCCGCGAGGCCCACCGACGGGATGCGGACGACGCCGTCTTCGTCACGAGCGACGGCGTGTTGCTCGAGGGTCCCACCTCCTCCCTCGTGCTGCGCCGAGGCGACCGGTTCGTGACACCCGCGCCGGGCGCCGGCATCCTGCACGGCACGACGCAGCTCAGCCTGTTCGCGCACCTCGCCGAGTGCGGATTCGAGGTCGACTACGCCACCCTTGGCGTCGACGCGCTGCGCGAAGCGGATGCGGCCTGGCTCGTCTCCAGCGTGCGCCTCGCCGCCGGCATCACCTCCGTCGACGGCGCGTCGCTGCCGTACGACGCGGCGTTCACCGCCGAGTTGAACGCGCACCTGCTCTCGTCGCGCGACTGA
- a CDS encoding AAA family ATPase has protein sequence MDRVVAELERSIQEAEGFYALASVLRSTYDDLQTEGDKAIAAYETAKIAYVGRARYFIDILREKRRNPFTTTAVVDDVPFDPPSGVPVIRPFEGHDDRSARHTQLVDDAAKRVEMAKISAFADEYVERNEAIHSRREATKTLAAEITELTICIIRLENVETDPLPKADELTRHVSRLLGRTDLEFRMDEATTRYRIERNGAPATHLSEGERTAIALLHFLIGVRQDSNAGDPPVIVIDDPVSSLDDSILFGVSSYLWAELVTKQYVSQLFLLTHKFELFRQWVIQIASGRRFIAGGATIQEIRMRYETERGGALHRVPRIATWATDEKLSRRLRSLYHFLFAKVATSLIESKEDLGLAERMELLSLVSNAARKMLEGFLSFRYPQHIGSFHHGLQAAMADLPDDAVRNRVERYMHAYSHNEEGDISAAVDPAEVGPVVQSLFELMRVVDEKHFNAMCVALEIDSVTLLS, from the coding sequence ATTGACCGGGTTGTCGCGGAGCTCGAACGAAGCATCCAGGAAGCCGAAGGTTTCTACGCCCTCGCATCAGTTCTCCGCTCTACTTACGATGACCTGCAGACGGAGGGTGATAAGGCGATCGCTGCGTATGAGACGGCCAAGATCGCCTATGTAGGGCGGGCTCGATACTTCATAGACATACTCCGCGAGAAGCGCCGAAATCCGTTCACGACAACCGCGGTGGTCGATGACGTTCCGTTTGATCCACCGTCTGGTGTGCCCGTGATCCGTCCGTTCGAGGGACACGACGACCGCAGTGCGAGACACACGCAGCTTGTGGATGACGCCGCCAAGCGAGTGGAGATGGCGAAGATCAGCGCCTTTGCTGACGAGTACGTCGAGCGCAACGAGGCGATCCATAGCCGTCGCGAGGCTACTAAGACGCTTGCGGCAGAGATCACAGAGCTCACAATTTGCATCATCAGGCTCGAGAACGTTGAGACTGACCCGCTTCCGAAGGCCGACGAGCTGACCCGCCACGTTTCTCGGCTTCTCGGGCGTACCGATCTCGAGTTCCGCATGGACGAAGCAACAACGCGCTACCGCATCGAGCGCAACGGGGCTCCCGCAACTCACCTCAGCGAAGGTGAGCGCACGGCGATCGCGCTCCTGCACTTCCTAATCGGCGTCCGACAAGACTCGAACGCAGGTGACCCGCCAGTGATCGTCATCGATGACCCTGTCTCGAGCCTCGATGACTCGATTCTCTTCGGCGTCTCGTCGTACTTATGGGCTGAACTCGTCACCAAGCAGTACGTCAGCCAACTATTCCTGCTCACCCACAAGTTCGAACTTTTCCGGCAGTGGGTGATCCAGATCGCGAGTGGAAGACGATTCATAGCTGGTGGAGCCACCATCCAAGAGATTCGCATGCGCTACGAGACCGAACGAGGGGGAGCGCTACACAGGGTGCCCCGCATCGCGACATGGGCAACTGACGAGAAGCTCAGCCGTCGCTTGCGGTCGCTCTACCACTTCTTATTCGCGAAAGTAGCGACAAGTCTCATCGAATCCAAGGAGGACCTCGGTCTCGCAGAACGTATGGAACTCTTATCTCTCGTTTCCAACGCGGCACGCAAGATGCTCGAAGGATTCCTGAGCTTCCGCTATCCGCAACACATCGGCAGTTTTCATCATGGCTTACAAGCCGCAATGGCGGATCTTCCCGACGATGCCGTGCGCAATAGAGTGGAGCGCTACATGCACGCCTATTCGCATAACGAAGAGGGCGATATCTCCGCCGCAGTGGATCCAGCCGAAGTTGGCCCAGTTGTGCAATCGCTGTTCGAGTTGATGCGAGTAGTGGACGAGAAACACTTCAATGCGATGTGCGTTGCGCTGGAGATCGATTCCGTGACGTTGCTGTCGTGA
- a CDS encoding Lsr2 family protein has translation MAKQQITRLIDDLDGEVLEAGKTIHFSLEGRAYEIDLSDKNAEKLREAFAPFIKAGRSIGSASRGASTRGRAAKKDSRDLGAVREWAAANGYEVSARGRVPAAVLEAYDAAQ, from the coding sequence ATGGCTAAGCAGCAGATCACCCGACTCATTGATGACCTCGACGGCGAGGTTCTCGAAGCCGGCAAGACCATCCACTTCTCGCTCGAAGGCCGCGCCTACGAAATCGACCTCTCCGACAAGAACGCTGAGAAGCTCCGCGAGGCATTCGCGCCGTTCATAAAGGCTGGTCGCTCTATTGGGAGCGCTTCCCGTGGTGCCTCCACGCGCGGCCGCGCTGCGAAGAAGGACAGCCGCGACCTCGGGGCTGTGCGCGAGTGGGCCGCAGCGAACGGCTATGAAGTGAGCGCCCGCGGACGCGTTCCCGCTGCTGTGTTGGAGGCATACGACGCTGCTCAGTAA
- a CDS encoding helix-turn-helix domain-containing protein codes for MNLRRARDAKGLTQEQMAERASISLYAYQQYERGAVTRGGAATNPRLATVLTICQALEISINDLLPDVPRLVVATD; via the coding sequence ATGAACCTGCGCCGCGCACGTGATGCGAAGGGGCTCACGCAGGAGCAGATGGCCGAGCGAGCCAGCATTTCGCTCTACGCCTACCAGCAGTACGAGCGGGGCGCGGTCACGCGCGGCGGGGCAGCGACCAACCCGAGGCTCGCCACGGTGCTCACGATCTGTCAGGCGTTGGAGATCTCTATCAATGACCTTCTGCCCGATGTGCCGCGTCTGGTAGTCGCGACGGACTGA